The DNA region TGCCCTCGGCGCGGGCGACATCCGCGTGGACGGCCTGGACTTCCGGCCGGAACTCGATGCGACGGCATCGTTCTACGAGATCGCCGCCAGGGGATTCGCCGGCGTCGTGGTCCACATCAACCAGGACGGCCGGGTCTGGCGCACGGCTAGCCGGCCGTAGTCGTGCGCGGTTCCGATCGATAGCCGCCCCTCGCCGCCAGCCGTCGCTTCACCGCCCGCGACAGGAACGGCAGGAACCGCTCGATCGCGACGAGGATCCTGCCGTGCCCGGTGACGATGATTTCGCGCTTCCCTCTCGCCACGGCACGCAGGCTCCGCGCCGCCGCCTTCGCAGTGGGCATGACGAGCCACGCGGGGATTGGCTCCGCGGCATCGGCGTGGAGCGCGCCCTGGTTGTCCACGCGCCGGATGTCGCTGGCGACGAACCCGGGGCTGATCAACGTGACCGTGACGCCGCGGAGGGCCAGCTCCGGCGTAATCGCGTCGGCGAGCGCGCGGACCGCGAACTTGCTCATCGCGTACGGCGAGCCGTTCGGCGCCGAGATCCACCCCGCGACACTGCCGAGGATCACCACGTTGCCTCGCGCCTGCTCGATCGCCGGCAGCGTGGCGTAGATCGTGCGCAGGACCCCGAACACGTTGGTCTCGAACTGCCGCCGGTAGTCGTCCACCGTCAGGTCGGGCAGCGCTCCGACGACGCCGAACCCGGCATTGGCGATCGCGACGTCGAGCGTCCCCCAGCGGCGCACCGCTTCCGCGGCGGCCCGGTCCACTTCTCCGTCGCGCGTTACGTCGCACTGAACGACGAGCGGCGCCGGGTGCCCGGCCGCGCCGATCCTTTGCGCGACCGCCTCGAGGAGAGGCGTGCGGCGGGCCGTCAGCGTCAGATGCGCGCCGGCCTGCGCCAGCTGCCAGGCCAGCTCGGCCCCGATTCCGGAGGAGGCGCCGGTGATCAGCACGCTCTTCCCGCGAAAGAAGGCTGGCGCACTCATGTGATCACCGCGCCGCACTGAGATCGACGACCGCGTAGACGCCGAACCGCGGCAACGAGAACTCCGTGGCGCCGCCGGCGACGACGTGATCGACGAGCGCCGACCGTCCGGCCCCCGCGATATAGACATGGCCGCCGGCAAAGCCGCCACGGACGCGCACGCGCAGGCCGTCGATTTCGCGCCCCCCGTAGTTGATGAGATGCAGGCGCACCTGCGCGGCGTCGCCGGTGAGCCGCCCGATGACCAGTTCGCTGCCGTAGACGCGCAGGCTGCGCCGATCGTCGGTCAGCAGGCGGCGGACCTTCAGCGCAAACGCACTCGGATCCGCCGCCTCTTCGGCCGGGAACTCCCGCGTGCCGACCGCGACGTTGAGGGGATAGCGCGGCTCCGGCGCCTTGACGACGGCGTAGAGCAGGTTGCGCCGCGCGAGCAGGTTCATCACCTCGCCGGTGACCGCACTGCCGTCGTCCACGACGCCGAAGTCGGCGATCGCGGGGAGGCGGGACGGCGGGAGGCTCCCGACGAAGGCGGCGAACGCGCGCAGCGCGTCGGCATCCGCCGGATCCGTCTGCAGGACCGCGTCCGCGTCGTAGGCGAACTTCTCGGCCATCGCGAGTGATGCCTTCCCCGCCGGCAGTTCGTAGCGGAATCTCGCGCCAGGGTGCCTGATGAAGCGCCAGCCGCTCGCGACGATCCACGGGCTTCGGGTCGGCGACGCCACGCCCGCGCGCGCGACGATGCCGGGTGTCGGCAGCAGTTCGCGCGCGCCGGTCTCTGCCTGGGTGACGGCGAGCGCGGAGAATCCGGCCAGGATCAGGAGCCTAGTCAACGCGGATGCTGTCGACCTTGATCTTCGTCCGGCCGTAGACGCCGAGCCCGAGCGTCGAGGCGTACTCCACGTGTCCGGGCTCGCGGATGATGATGTTGACGTTGGGATCCGCATCCCGCGCGCGCCCGTCGTCCACGCGCAGCGAGGCGGGCGAACGATCCCAGATCGAGATCGCGCCGCGGGCGCGGCGCTCGTCGTCGATGATGTCGAGCAGCAGGCGGTCGATGGCGACCGGGTCGGTGCCGAACATGATCTCCTTCGGGTAGAACACGTAACGCGTGGTCCTCGCGAAGGGACCGCCGTGCCAGACGCCGCGCAGGCCGTCCATGATCTGGAGCACGGTCCGCGAGCGCAGCGGCTCGATCGCCGCCAGCGTGCCGACGACCGAATAGGTGTGAGACGTGCCGCGGTAATGGGTGCGGGCGACGTTGGAGAAGCTTCCGTAGGCGATGTTCTTCAGGCAGCCCGTGGCGCCGGTGGCGCCGTGATCTTTCATGTTCGGGATATTGATGATCTTCGTCAGCTGCTGCGAGACCAGCCGCATCATGTTGGACCGGGTGTCGTCCTCGCCGAAGAGATCGGCTTCGAGGTAGATCGCCGGGTCGTATCCGGCGTTGTCGACGTTCCGGTTCGCGCGCTCGGCGGCGGCGATGGTCACGCCGGGCGGCAGGTGCGGGGCGTAGTTGCATTCGTCGAGCTGATTCTGGAAGCGCTCGTAGACGT from Vicinamibacterales bacterium includes:
- a CDS encoding SDR family NAD(P)-dependent oxidoreductase → MSAPAFFRGKSVLITGASSGIGAELAWQLAQAGAHLTLTARRTPLLEAVAQRIGAAGHPAPLVVQCDVTRDGEVDRAAAEAVRRWGTLDVAIANAGFGVVGALPDLTVDDYRRQFETNVFGVLRTIYATLPAIEQARGNVVILGSVAGWISAPNGSPYAMSKFAVRALADAITPELALRGVTVTLISPGFVASDIRRVDNQGALHADAAEPIPAWLVMPTAKAAARSLRAVARGKREIIVTGHGRILVAIERFLPFLSRAVKRRLAARGGYRSEPRTTTAG
- a CDS encoding DUF362 domain-containing protein, with the protein product MDRRTFVRVLGAAPLLLQARPRDVPAFRVVSPHKPAATPGMPGPYPGRVVSVKSDRCVDTATGTANAEVVREMMARGMRALTGAATTTDAWRRFFEPADRVGIKVNCGGYPHCISAYEIVAETVRQLGAAGVPPSQVYVYERFQNQLDECNYAPHLPPGVTIAAAERANRNVDNAGYDPAIYLEADLFGEDDTRSNMMRLVSQQLTKIINIPNMKDHGATGATGCLKNIAYGSFSNVARTHYRGTSHTYSVVGTLAAIEPLRSRTVLQIMDGLRGVWHGGPFARTTRYVFYPKEIMFGTDPVAIDRLLLDIIDDERRARGAISIWDRSPASLRVDDGRARDADPNVNIIIREPGHVEYASTLGLGVYGRTKIKVDSIRVD